Within the Pseudovibrio brasiliensis genome, the region CAGAGGATTGGAGTGTTGAACGTCGCCCTCTGGTTGCTATTTCTAATGAGAAACTCGCCCAATACGTTGCACGCTCAACCCGAACTGTAGTGCGTTCTATACGTAAGCTGGTTGAGGCCGGAATCCTTGCTTACCATGATAGCCCAACGGGTCGCCGGTTTATTCATCGTGGATCTGATGGTGAGATCGAGCGTGGTTTTGGACTCGACTTTTCTCCTGCAAGACAACGCGTAGAAGAGCTGTTTAAGATTGGTGCTGACTTTGCGGCCGCTTTGGCTGTTGTGAAGGAAGCGCGTCGAGCAATCACATCATGTTTGCGCCGCCTTGCTGACATGAGCGCATTGGCCCAGCAAGAAGGCTTGGACTTCTCTGAGTTGGATCAGCAATCAAAAGTAATTGCTAATGCGAATATGGATCCTCTGCAGAAGGCGGAGGCATTGCAGATGCTTTGTGAGGTCGGCTTGAACCTGCTGGCACCGGATGAGCAATGTGAGGTAAGCAGTGCAACAGAAATGTCAGGTGCGGGTGACATGCATGGCAGCTCTTATAATAATACAAACCCTCAAGACTCAGAAAAAAGTAATCAGGGTCCTCTCAAAGCTACGGAATGCCGCCGCCATCCGAAGGCTTTTGAAGATAATAGTTTAGCGCATGCCAAATGTGAGCCAATTCCCGCAGCACATGAGAGATCGCTCAATAATTTGTCGATCAGTCAACTGGCAAGCGCGTTGCCAGAGACCCAATCTGCTCTGGGAGTCTCACTTCAGTCCTGGGCTGATTTAAACAATATTTGTGAAGATTTAAGGCTCCTGATTGGGCTTTCACCTTCAGGTTGGCAAACAGCTGTTACCATTTTAGGCAAGCCATTTGCCGGAGCTATCCTAGCAGTCACGGCTGAAAAAGTAATGCGAAACTCCGCAGGAATTAGCCGACCGGCTGGCTATTTCCGTGCCTGCGTTGAACGTGCGCATACCGGGGAGTTGTACCTGCATAGATCTATTTTTGGACTGGTTCAATCGAGCAGTAAACAGCTGAATTAGGCGACATGATGGGGATGCAGATATGGCCAAACCGCAAAACAGGCGCAGACGGCGCGCGAGTAAACGGGTTCATGGCGTGCCAAGACGCGCAAATGGGCGACTTTCCACCTCTAAGGCAGCAATAACAGCACGACAGAAAATGGATCAGGCAGATGTTTTGTCGGTTGCGATTTCGGCACGCAAACGTCACTATGGATTATCATCTAAGGATGCGACATCTGTTTTTGCTGGATCCCTTATTGGTCGGCTCAAGTTGAATGACCTGCTAGATGCAGCTGAGTTTGACTCTGCCTGTTGGTTGCTTGAATGCTACAATCGCAATGCTTGGGCAATTGGTTCTCCAGCATATGTTCATCAAGCACCAGAAGGATCCGGAGCAGGAGCAAACTGTGAAGATGCTCGCACTGTCTTGGCGCACAAGGTAATCCGCAGGTGGGAGAAAATTACGAGCCTTTTAAATCAGTTTTGTTTGAATTCTGGTCGCAATATCCTTGCTGCTGTGTTGGCGGCGGTTTTGGAAGATCGACTTCTTGAAGCATCTGAACAAGGTGTTCGAGATGTTCGGGAAGGATTGCAATGTCTAACCAGGCTCCGCCGTGGTCAGGTAAGGCTGTCCGCGTAGTTTACTCAAAGCTTTACTTTATAGACGGTCCCGCGGGAGA harbors:
- the repC gene encoding plasmid replication protein RepC — protein: MAEAIASFRRLTPKMLHSQKLAQADDVVKTTKASVAMALKKAAPALGINGTTYHILDILIGLTRAEDWSVERRPLVAISNEKLAQYVARSTRTVVRSIRKLVEAGILAYHDSPTGRRFIHRGSDGEIERGFGLDFSPARQRVEELFKIGADFAAALAVVKEARRAITSCLRRLADMSALAQQEGLDFSELDQQSKVIANANMDPLQKAEALQMLCEVGLNLLAPDEQCEVSSATEMSGAGDMHGSSYNNTNPQDSEKSNQGPLKATECRRHPKAFEDNSLAHAKCEPIPAAHERSLNNLSISQLASALPETQSALGVSLQSWADLNNICEDLRLLIGLSPSGWQTAVTILGKPFAGAILAVTAEKVMRNSAGISRPAGYFRACVERAHTGELYLHRSIFGLVQSSSKQLN